The following nucleotide sequence is from Deltaproteobacteria bacterium.
TGGTGACCTCGTGGGGTCAGTACATGATATCGGGCAGAAAGAGGATGATCTGCGGAAAGGCGATCAGAATCACGATGCCCACGGCCACGGCGATAAGGAACGGTACGATGCCCTTGAAAATGGTCTCGAGGGGGACCTCTCCGATGACGTTTTTGGCCACCCCGTAGACCACATAAACATTGATGCCCACCGGCGGGGTAATCACACCCATCTCGGTGGTCATTACAATGATGATGCCGAACCAGATGGGATCGTAACCGAGGCTGGAAACCACAGGAAAAAAGATGGGGATAGTGAGCATGACAAAGGCGAGGGCGTCCATGAAGCAGCCCCCCAAGAAGTAGATCAGGATAATGATGGCCATGACGGCGTATGAGGGAAGGTCCAGTCCCCCTACCCAGGTGGCAATCTCAAAAGGGATCCGGGTTACCGCAAAAAATTTTCCAAAGATGGTGGCGCCCGCGATGAGCATCATGACCATGCAGGATGTCTTGAGGGTCTCGTAGAGGGAGTCGACAAAACTTGCCCAGGTCAGCTGACGTCTCAGGATGGAGACCAGCAGGACACCGAAGGCGCCCACTGCCGCAGCCTCTGTAGGGGTAAAGAGCCCGGAAAAGAGCCCTCCCATCACCAGGACGAATATGATCATAGTCTCACCCAGCTTGGTGAGGGATTTGATCCTTTCCTTCCAGGAATATCGTTTCCCCCTGGGACCCTGCTCCGGATTCCGGGAGCACCATATGAAGATGCTGATGATAAAGAGGAGGGTCACGAGGAAGGCCGGTATGATTCCGGCCACAAAGAGTTTACCGATAGACTGTTCGGTCAGGACCCCGTATACGATCAGGACCACGCTGGGGGGCATGATCATCCCCAGGCCCCCGCCCGATGCCACCGCACCGGTGGCCAGTTCATCGGCATAATTGAATCGCTTCATCTCGGGAAGCCCCACCGTGGCCATGGTAGCCGCGGTGGCCGGGCTCGATCCGCATACGGCCCCGAAACCCGTGCAGGCCGCGACCGTGGCCATGGCGAGTCCGCCCCGGGTGCTTCCGAGGTATTTGTTGGCCGTATCGTATAGCCGGCTGCTGATGCCGCTGTTAAAGGCCAACTGTCCCATCAGGACAAAGAGAGGGATGGTGGTAAGGCCGTAGGAGGAAAAGACCTCGTAGATGTCTCTCGAAAGGAGGTTCAACCCGCCTTTTGTGGAAATCATAATGCTGAATCCGAGATAACCGATCATGGCCATGACATAGGCGACGGGCATCCTGGAGAGAAAGATGATCACCATGATGAGGATCCCGAGAATTCCCAGAAGCGTTGGATTCATCGCGCCCTCAGTTTTTGAATGTTGGCGAGGATATCCCGGAAGATGGTCAGGGTGAAGATAATCAGACAAAAGGATAGGGCATAGATAAAGATGAACAGGGGGAGGG
It contains:
- a CDS encoding TRAP transporter large permease, with the protein product MNPTLLGILGILIMVIIFLSRMPVAYVMAMIGYLGFSIMISTKGGLNLLSRDIYEVFSSYGLTTIPLFVLMGQLAFNSGISSRLYDTANKYLGSTRGGLAMATVAACTGFGAVCGSSPATAATMATVGLPEMKRFNYADELATGAVASGGGLGMIMPPSVVLIVYGVLTEQSIGKLFVAGIIPAFLVTLLFIISIFIWCSRNPEQGPRGKRYSWKERIKSLTKLGETMIIFVLVMGGLFSGLFTPTEAAAVGAFGVLLVSILRRQLTWASFVDSLYETLKTSCMVMMLIAGATIFGKFFAVTRIPFEIATWVGGLDLPSYAVMAIIILIYFLGGCFMDALAFVMLTIPIFFPVVSSLGYDPIWFGIIIVMTTEMGVITPPVGINVYVVYGVAKNVIGEVPLETIFKGIVPFLIAVAVGIVILIAFPQIILFLPDIMY